From Woronichinia naegeliana WA131, the proteins below share one genomic window:
- a CDS encoding transposase: MQLCQRLEQILENLRPAFSREATYQWFILLAWGVVLNSQPSAITSYVNALGLTESYYHQALHWFESKAFNVKGLTLGWSKWVSQHENLYRIKEKRVYVGDGIKVGKEGRKMPGVKRLHQESGNVAKPEWIRGHYFNALSVLVGAGKACFALPLVLRLDDGIKSKATAKEGKKGSKKEKTTLVTKMGELCTTYAEAGSYVILDAYFACGAVLKSFRQNALHLITRVRCSTVAYAPFSSVPTLRGKGRPRLWGSSIKLESLFALVEDFPTAKVWLYGQQVSVSYQCFEFHWDSPHQLVKFVLTQLPNGQRLILLSTDLCLTGPEIIAAYGLRFKIEVTFRQLIHLLGGFAYRFWLKALPTLPTWPSNLILPDYPQTVQTQILNKVEAFERFVNLHVIVLGLLQILSLELPQGIWANFPRWFRTLPSHGYPSERIAQLAIQHQAPMIFPQSPPSLLLPKFLAAKLDPFPSPDRLTLAA; this comes from the coding sequence ATGCAACTATGTCAGCGACTAGAGCAAATCCTAGAGAATCTCCGTCCCGCCTTTAGCCGAGAAGCAACGTACCAATGGTTTATCCTATTAGCCTGGGGAGTAGTGCTCAACAGCCAACCGAGCGCAATAACAAGCTATGTCAATGCCTTAGGGTTAACAGAGAGCTACTACCATCAGGCACTACATTGGTTTGAATCCAAGGCATTTAACGTCAAAGGACTGACCTTGGGATGGTCGAAGTGGGTAAGTCAGCATGAAAATCTATATCGAATCAAGGAAAAACGAGTGTATGTGGGGGATGGAATCAAAGTGGGGAAAGAAGGGCGCAAGATGCCAGGGGTAAAACGACTACACCAAGAATCCGGAAATGTGGCGAAGCCAGAATGGATAAGGGGGCATTACTTCAATGCCTTGAGTGTTTTGGTGGGAGCAGGAAAAGCCTGCTTTGCCTTGCCCTTAGTGTTGCGGCTAGACGATGGCATCAAGTCCAAAGCAACGGCAAAGGAAGGGAAAAAAGGCAGCAAAAAAGAGAAGACTACTCTAGTCACGAAAATGGGGGAGCTTTGCACTACCTACGCAGAGGCGGGAAGCTATGTGATTTTGGATGCTTACTTCGCTTGTGGAGCAGTGCTCAAAAGTTTTCGCCAAAATGCCTTGCATCTCATCACCCGAGTGCGTTGCTCTACAGTGGCATATGCTCCCTTTTCTTCCGTTCCGACCTTGAGGGGGAAAGGACGACCACGGCTTTGGGGGAGTTCAATAAAACTAGAAAGCCTGTTTGCTCTTGTGGAGGATTTTCCCACCGCTAAAGTCTGGCTCTATGGTCAACAAGTCTCCGTTTCTTATCAGTGCTTTGAGTTCCACTGGGATAGTCCCCATCAGCTCGTTAAGTTTGTCCTCACCCAATTGCCCAACGGACAAAGACTGATTCTGCTTTCTACTGACCTCTGTTTGACTGGACCTGAGATTATTGCCGCTTACGGTCTCCGATTTAAGATTGAAGTCACTTTTCGTCAATTAATCCATCTTTTGGGCGGCTTTGCCTATCGTTTTTGGCTTAAGGCTCTTCCTACTTTACCGACCTGGCCTAGCAATCTTATCCTCCCTGACTATCCCCAAACTGTTCAGACTCAGATTTTAAACAAAGTAGAAGCCTTTGAGCGTTTTGTTAATCTTCATGTCATTGTTCTCGGCTTACTTCAAATTCTTTCCTTAGAGTTACCCCAGGGGATTTGGGCTAATTTCCCTCGCTGGTTTCGGACTCTACCCTCCCATGGCTATCCTAGTGAACGCATTGCTCAACTAGCCATCCAACATCAAGCCCCAATGATTTTTCCTCAAAGTCCACCTAGTCTGCTTTTGCCTAAATTCCTTGCCGCTAAACTTGACCCTTTTCCAAGTCCTGATAGACTTACTTTGGCCGCATAG
- a CDS encoding clan AA aspartic protease, which produces MIAGIVNADFEAIISLSICDSKGKIYRQDAIIDTGFNGWLSLPPDLIGQLNLKWKRRGRAILGDGSECVFNVYEAVVIWDGDYLTIPIDEADSEPLVGMSLMENYQLMVQVFEGGSVEIRKVSAV; this is translated from the coding sequence ATGATCGCAGGAATCGTTAATGCAGATTTTGAGGCGATTATCTCGCTTTCGATATGTGACTCTAAAGGAAAAATTTACAGACAAGATGCGATCATTGATACGGGTTTTAACGGTTGGCTTTCATTGCCGCCAGACCTTATTGGACAACTAAATCTAAAATGGAAAAGGCGAGGACGCGCTATTCTTGGTGATGGTAGCGAGTGTGTTTTTAATGTCTATGAAGCCGTTGTAATTTGGGATGGAGATTATTTAACTATCCCAATCGATGAAGCTGATTCGGAACCTCTAGTTGGAATGTCATTGATGGAAAACTATCAACTCATGGTTCAAGTCTTTGAGGGAGGCAGTGTAGAAATCCGCAAAGTAAGTGCCGTCTAA
- a CDS encoding ISAs1 family transposase translates to MKLRPKYRLVEHFAEIDDPRIERTKRHKLIDILTIAILAVICGAEGWVAMESFGKAKHQWLKKILELPNGIPSDDTFARVFASLNPEQFQDCFLHWVKSIAEVSEGEVIAIDGKTLRHSYDNANGKGAIQMVSAWATANRLVLGQCKVESKSNEITAIPKLLKMLEVKGCIVTIDAMGTQTKIAQQIVGRGGDYVLALKGNQGNLCEDVEQLFAHAQSVNFVGIKHDFHQTIDKGHGRIEIRRCWTMEQTEFLLGGEKWAKLTSICMIKAERRLKDKTEYETRYYISSLPSNAQKLSQSVRSHWLIENSLHWVLDLAFNEDACRIRKDFAPENLAVLRHIALNLLTKENTLKLGIKNKRLRAGWDEDYLLKVLLG, encoded by the coding sequence ATGAAACTCCGACCCAAATATAGACTGGTAGAACACTTTGCCGAAATAGATGACCCTCGCATCGAACGAACAAAACGGCATAAACTCATTGATATTCTAACGATTGCCATCTTAGCCGTCATTTGTGGAGCAGAAGGTTGGGTAGCCATGGAAAGTTTCGGCAAGGCTAAACATCAATGGCTAAAAAAAATTTTGGAATTGCCGAATGGCATCCCCTCCGACGATACGTTTGCGCGTGTATTTGCTAGTCTGAATCCAGAGCAATTTCAAGACTGTTTTCTGCATTGGGTCAAAAGTATAGCGGAGGTAAGTGAAGGAGAAGTGATAGCGATTGACGGCAAAACCCTTCGCCACTCCTATGACAATGCCAACGGAAAGGGCGCAATTCAGATGGTAAGTGCATGGGCAACAGCAAATCGTCTAGTACTAGGACAGTGCAAGGTGGAAAGCAAATCGAATGAAATCACGGCGATTCCTAAACTCCTGAAAATGCTAGAGGTCAAAGGTTGTATCGTAACGATTGATGCCATGGGAACTCAGACAAAGATTGCCCAACAGATAGTAGGGCGAGGGGGAGATTATGTTTTGGCATTGAAAGGCAATCAAGGTAATTTATGTGAGGATGTTGAACAATTATTTGCTCATGCTCAATCGGTTAATTTTGTGGGAATTAAGCATGATTTTCATCAAACAATAGACAAGGGACATGGACGGATTGAAATTCGCCGTTGCTGGACGATGGAACAAACAGAATTTTTGCTGGGTGGGGAGAAATGGGCAAAGTTGACGAGCATCTGTATGATTAAAGCGGAGAGACGATTGAAAGACAAAACAGAGTATGAGACTCGCTACTATATCAGTAGCCTGCCGAGTAATGCTCAAAAATTATCCCAATCTGTTCGTAGTCATTGGTTGATAGAAAACTCTTTACATTGGGTTCTAGACTTGGCCTTCAACGAGGATGCTTGTCGCATTCGTAAGGATTTTGCTCCTGAGAATTTAGCCGTCTTACGCCATATCGCTCTTAACTTGCTCACAAAGGAAAATACTCTGAAACTTGGTATCAAGAATAAACGGCTACGCGCTGGTTGGGACGAGGACTATCTCCTTAAGGTTTTACTCGGATAA
- a CDS encoding IS630 family transposase, which translates to MLTLNFLDQKTKKELQKALKTEEHAVTRERILIMLLRNEGKTYDEISGLLGCCKRQVWYWCNNGNPKEIESLRDKRKKGNHRKVTEEYIEKLTEIIIKEPEEFGYEFGSWTVARLSTHMEKETGILLGNTQLRNMLKKKRFVYIWAKYSLEDKKDEQKREEFRKKVEEYKKLLKEKPESIQIWFWDESGFSLRVIRRKHWTKKGKRKKVRGDRRKGRVNVMGGIRYTDKKRWVDLIPTGNSQNFKSVLLKLYKDIQREWIEQGNKKEDFEKNGPKIVIILDNASFHKKQEILDESTEEMPNIILEFLPPYSPDYNLMELVWHSAKEYIANKLFKSIEELESLIHKLLNEGGLTICWGRKIKNKGSSIIAS; encoded by the coding sequence ATGCTGACGTTAAACTTCTTAGACCAAAAGACCAAGAAAGAGCTACAAAAAGCCCTTAAAACGGAAGAGCACGCAGTTACAAGAGAGAGAATATTGATTATGTTACTGAGAAATGAAGGAAAAACGTATGATGAAATATCAGGATTATTAGGATGTTGCAAACGACAAGTGTGGTACTGGTGCAATAATGGAAATCCGAAAGAGATAGAAAGCTTAAGAGACAAAAGAAAAAAAGGAAATCACAGGAAAGTAACAGAAGAATACATAGAGAAATTGACGGAGATAATAATCAAAGAGCCTGAAGAGTTTGGATATGAATTTGGAAGTTGGACAGTAGCAAGACTATCAACTCATATGGAAAAAGAAACGGGTATATTGTTAGGAAATACACAACTTAGAAATATGCTTAAAAAAAAGCGATTTGTCTACATCTGGGCAAAATATAGTCTAGAAGATAAAAAAGATGAGCAAAAAAGAGAGGAATTTAGAAAGAAAGTTGAAGAGTACAAGAAGCTTTTGAAAGAAAAGCCAGAATCAATCCAGATATGGTTTTGGGATGAAAGTGGCTTCAGCTTAAGAGTAATACGGAGAAAACATTGGACAAAAAAAGGAAAGCGTAAAAAAGTGAGGGGAGATAGAAGAAAAGGAAGAGTCAATGTAATGGGTGGTATTAGATATACTGACAAAAAACGGTGGGTTGATTTGATTCCCACTGGTAACTCTCAGAACTTCAAGAGTGTATTATTAAAATTGTACAAAGACATACAAAGAGAATGGATAGAACAAGGAAATAAAAAAGAAGACTTTGAAAAGAATGGTCCGAAGATTGTGATTATTTTAGATAATGCGAGCTTCCACAAAAAGCAAGAAATTCTAGACGAGAGCACGGAAGAAATGCCAAACATTATTTTGGAGTTTTTACCCCCCTATAGTCCCGATTATAATTTAATGGAATTGGTATGGCATTCAGCAAAAGAATATATTGCAAATAAATTATTCAAATCAATTGAAGAATTAGAATCTCTCATCCATAAACTTCTTAATGAAGGTGGATTGACAATATGTTGGGGACGTAAAATCAAAAACAAGGGCTCAAGTATTATTGCAAGTTAA
- a CDS encoding transposase, which translates to MLEWWTKNFASCELGDERLNNRAFSIGKKLSEGFGKALSEVFKGGNELKRAYEFLGIRKQTLSR; encoded by the coding sequence ATGTTGGAATGGTGGACAAAAAACTTTGCCAGTTGTGAATTGGGAGACGAGAGGCTAAACAATCGTGCCTTCTCGATTGGGAAAAAGTTAAGTGAGGGGTTTGGAAAAGCCTTATCAGAAGTGTTTAAGGGAGGAAACGAGTTAAAGAGGGCCTATGAATTTTTGGGAATCCGAAAACAGACTTTGTCAAGATAA
- a CDS encoding transposase, translating to MQLCQRLEQILENLRPAFSREATYQWFILLAWGVVLNSQPSAITSYVNALGLTESYYHQALHWFESKAFNVKGLTLGWSKWVSQHENLYRIKEKRVYVGDGIKVGKEGRKMPGVKRLHQESGNVAKPEWIRGHYFNALSVLVEAGKACFALPLVLRLDDGIKSKVTAKEGKKGSKKEKTTLVTKMGELCTTYAEAGSYVILDAYFACGAVLKSFRQNALHLITRVRCSTVAYAPFSSVPTLRGKGRPRLWGSSIKLESLFALVEDFPTAKVWLYGQQVSVSYQCFEFHWDSPHQLVKFVLTQLPNGQRLILLSTDLCLTGPEIIAAYGLRFKIEVTFRQLIHLLGGFAYRFWLKALPTLPTWPSNLILPDYPQTVQTQILNKVEAFERFVNLHVIVLGLLQILSLELPQGIWANFPRWFRTLPSHGYPSERIAQLAIQHQAPMIFPQSPPSLLLPKFLAAKLDPFPSPDRLIFGRIVITFSAIHKLPTVQSNGSSIKSRRCCQLSKTK from the coding sequence ATGCAACTATGTCAGCGACTAGAGCAAATCCTAGAGAATCTCCGTCCCGCCTTTAGCCGAGAAGCAACGTACCAATGGTTTATCCTATTAGCCTGGGGAGTAGTGCTCAACAGCCAACCGAGCGCAATAACAAGCTATGTCAATGCCTTAGGGTTAACAGAGAGCTACTACCATCAGGCACTACATTGGTTTGAATCCAAGGCATTTAACGTCAAAGGACTGACCTTGGGATGGTCGAAGTGGGTAAGTCAGCATGAAAATCTATATCGAATCAAGGAAAAACGAGTGTATGTGGGGGATGGAATCAAAGTGGGGAAAGAAGGGCGCAAGATGCCAGGGGTAAAACGACTACACCAAGAATCCGGAAATGTGGCGAAGCCAGAATGGATAAGGGGGCATTACTTCAATGCCTTGAGTGTTTTGGTGGAAGCAGGAAAAGCCTGCTTTGCCTTGCCCTTAGTGTTGCGGCTAGACGATGGCATCAAGTCCAAAGTAACGGCAAAGGAAGGGAAAAAAGGCAGCAAAAAAGAGAAGACTACTCTAGTCACGAAAATGGGGGAGCTTTGCACTACCTACGCAGAGGCGGGAAGCTATGTGATTTTGGATGCTTACTTCGCTTGTGGAGCAGTGCTCAAAAGTTTTCGCCAAAATGCCTTGCATCTCATCACCCGAGTGCGTTGCTCTACAGTGGCATATGCTCCCTTTTCTTCCGTTCCGACCTTGAGGGGGAAAGGACGACCACGGCTTTGGGGGAGTTCAATAAAACTAGAAAGCCTGTTTGCTCTTGTGGAGGATTTTCCCACCGCTAAAGTCTGGCTCTATGGTCAACAAGTCTCCGTTTCTTATCAGTGCTTTGAGTTCCACTGGGATAGTCCCCATCAGCTCGTTAAGTTTGTCCTCACCCAATTGCCCAACGGACAAAGACTGATTCTGCTTTCTACTGACCTCTGTTTGACTGGACCTGAGATTATTGCCGCTTACGGTCTCCGATTTAAGATTGAAGTCACTTTTCGTCAATTAATCCATCTTTTGGGCGGCTTTGCCTATCGTTTTTGGCTTAAGGCTCTTCCTACTTTACCGACCTGGCCTAGCAATCTTATCCTCCCTGACTATCCCCAAACTGTTCAGACTCAGATTTTAAACAAAGTAGAAGCCTTTGAGCGTTTTGTTAATCTTCATGTCATTGTTCTCGGCTTACTTCAAATTCTTTCCTTAGAGTTACCCCAGGGGATTTGGGCTAATTTCCCTCGCTGGTTTCGGACTCTACCCTCCCATGGCTATCCTAGTGAACGCATTGCTCAACTAGCCATCCAACATCAAGCCCCAATGATTTTTCCTCAAAGTCCACCTAGTCTGCTTTTGCCTAAATTCCTTGCCGCTAAACTTGACCCTTTTCCAAGTCCTGATAGACTTATCTTTGGCCGCATAGTCATTACCTTCTCTGCCATCCATAAACTTCCCACTGTCCAGTCAAATGGCTCAAGCATAAAATCAAGAAGGTGTTGCCAGCTATCAAAGACAAAATAG
- a CDS encoding DUF346 domain-containing protein, giving the protein MKNLQLIRFGFVHINYLLNIDFLDQRYYMLKIATIPAPIVTKYKSLFGQVEPIVKNPIWLNCFARGVDGRVYRKWFDNNAGWKPSDYDWQPLGGVITDYPVAVAWSSNRLDVFARGVDGALYHNYGNNNNETLAGWESLGGQILGSPAVVSWGKNRIDIFARGLDNGIYHKWWDGMGWKPSQLDWQPLGGGTSESPTAVTWSEGRLDVFVLGLDRNLHHIYGDGNPDNWSRWEKLSDSVLQGSPTVVSWGPDRLDIFVRDSFGSILHKAWDGVLPWKPSQLDFNSTNRQFDGSIIESVQTSDSPAAVAWSKGRLDVFIRGQEDGVVYHNYGDGSPGNWSGWESLGGVIQGSPTVVSWGPDRLDVFARGMDDGVWHKWWDGVFPWKGWESLDKPVSPSIVVSTQKNQTGGAIRVSGKGFTPGGRVKFYVENLVNQANPFSVTSDIADCTGTFL; this is encoded by the coding sequence TTGAAGAATTTGCAACTCATTCGATTTGGGTTCGTACATATTAATTATTTATTAAATATCGATTTCTTGGATCAGAGGTATTACATGTTAAAGATTGCCACAATTCCAGCTCCAATTGTCACAAAATACAAAAGCTTGTTTGGACAGGTAGAACCAATAGTAAAAAACCCTATTTGGTTAAACTGCTTTGCTCGTGGTGTCGATGGTCGTGTTTATCGAAAGTGGTTCGACAACAACGCGGGTTGGAAACCATCAGACTATGATTGGCAACCGCTTGGAGGGGTAATTACGGATTACCCAGTTGCAGTTGCATGGTCTAGCAATCGATTGGATGTTTTTGCACGCGGTGTCGATGGTGCTTTATATCACAATTATGGAAATAACAACAATGAAACTTTAGCGGGCTGGGAATCACTAGGTGGTCAGATTCTGGGTTCTCCTGCGGTTGTTTCTTGGGGAAAGAATCGAATCGATATTTTTGCTCGTGGACTGGATAATGGCATTTACCACAAGTGGTGGGATGGGATGGGATGGAAACCATCACAATTGGATTGGCAACCATTGGGAGGTGGAACATCCGAATCCCCTACCGCAGTAACGTGGTCTGAAGGTCGTTTAGACGTTTTCGTACTTGGTTTAGACAGGAATTTACACCATATTTATGGAGATGGCAATCCTGACAACTGGAGCAGATGGGAAAAACTAAGTGACTCTGTTTTGCAAGGCTCGCCAACGGTTGTTTCTTGGGGGCCTGACAGGCTTGATATTTTTGTCCGAGATTCGTTTGGTAGCATTCTTCACAAGGCATGGGATGGAGTACTTCCCTGGAAGCCATCACAACTCGATTTCAATAGTACTAATCGTCAATTCGACGGATCTATAATTGAAAGTGTACAGACATCTGACTCTCCTGCTGCGGTTGCATGGTCTAAAGGTCGGTTAGATGTATTTATACGCGGACAAGAAGATGGGGTAGTGTATCATAATTATGGGGATGGAAGTCCTGGCAATTGGAGTGGATGGGAATCATTGGGTGGCGTGATTCAAGGATCTCCGACGGTTGTATCTTGGGGGCCTGACAGACTCGATGTTTTTGCCCGTGGGATGGATGATGGAGTTTGGCACAAGTGGTGGGATGGGGTGTTTCCCTGGAAGGGTTGGGAGTCTTTGGACAAGCCAGTAAGCCCATCAATCGTTGTTTCTACTCAAAAGAATCAAACTGGTGGAGCCATAAGGGTTAGCGGTAAAGGTTTTACCCCTGGTGGAAGAGTCAAGTTCTATGTCGAGAATCTAGTAAATCAAGCGAATCCATTCAGTGTGACTAGTGATATTGCAGATTGCACAGGGACATTTCTCTGA
- a CDS encoding IS4 family transposase, translated as MTTAAVEEYKIMLSVGDTTFLDYRNIKEKREGYGPTGKGGNGLILHSALAIEPEKGQVLGLLWQKLWNREVKEKPPTDETAKQKKERQKEQRKAARQRPFEEKESYKWVEALNTCEKQVESSTRVIHVFDREGDVSEVFDSVRQLKHTGVLVRASHNRSLDKNSERLWQHLESEPIRFHQEIEIPSTGKRKARKVKLAVRFCSVNLRTPYRFDNRDPLNVYAVYATEIDCPEGETPLSWMLLTTEVVETIEMAVTILRWYTYRWRVEEFHKVLKSGCQSERYRLASDGMKTLLGFLSVIAVELLHVTYLHRTQPDALAIEILNPLQLQVLKAAASQKLPPILTVAWAVESVAFLGGYLEHRRKTPLGIQVLWRGWLKLHDLCQGWQLAIRT; from the coding sequence ATGACAACTGCCGCCGTAGAAGAATATAAGATAATGCTATCAGTCGGAGATACGACCTTCTTAGATTATCGCAATATCAAGGAAAAAAGGGAAGGGTATGGGCCGACTGGAAAAGGAGGGAATGGATTAATACTGCATAGTGCTTTAGCAATTGAGCCAGAAAAAGGACAAGTATTAGGTTTATTATGGCAAAAACTGTGGAATAGGGAGGTAAAAGAAAAGCCCCCAACAGATGAAACGGCGAAGCAGAAAAAAGAAAGACAGAAAGAACAAAGAAAAGCAGCTCGTCAAAGACCATTTGAGGAAAAAGAATCCTACAAATGGGTAGAGGCTCTAAACACCTGTGAGAAACAGGTAGAAAGTTCAACGAGGGTAATTCATGTATTTGACAGAGAAGGAGATGTTTCAGAAGTCTTTGACTCAGTGCGTCAACTCAAGCATACAGGAGTGCTGGTCAGAGCGTCTCATAATCGTAGTTTAGACAAAAATAGTGAACGACTTTGGCAACATTTGGAATCAGAACCGATTCGTTTTCATCAAGAAATCGAGATTCCGAGTACAGGAAAAAGAAAAGCACGGAAGGTTAAGCTTGCCGTCCGATTTTGCTCAGTTAATCTACGAACTCCCTATCGTTTTGATAATCGTGACCCGTTGAATGTCTATGCTGTTTATGCGACAGAAATCGATTGTCCCGAAGGCGAAACTCCTTTATCTTGGATGCTTCTGACTACAGAAGTTGTTGAGACTATTGAGATGGCTGTCACTATTCTTCGTTGGTACACCTACCGATGGCGGGTTGAAGAATTTCATAAAGTCCTTAAGTCTGGTTGTCAGAGTGAGCGTTATCGACTTGCCTCTGATGGAATGAAAACTCTTTTGGGTTTTTTAAGTGTCATTGCTGTTGAACTTTTACACGTTACTTATCTTCATCGTACCCAGCCCGATGCTCTCGCGATTGAAATTCTTAATCCTCTTCAACTTCAGGTGTTAAAAGCAGCCGCCTCTCAAAAACTTCCCCCTATTTTGACTGTTGCTTGGGCTGTCGAGTCTGTTGCTTTTCTTGGTGGTTATCTTGAACATCGTCGTAAAACTCCTCTCGGTATCCAAGTCCTTTGGCGCGGTTGGTTGAAGTTGCATGACCTTTGCCAAGGCTGGCAGCTTGCAATCCGCACTTAA
- the rimI gene encoding ribosomal protein S18-alanine N-acetyltransferase — MVKKSLIFKPTDLEELPALVELDRRCLGGMWTLSGYQQEFDHSHSHLFTLMLKNRENDQQIIIGAGAFWQILEESHLTLLMVHPDYRGKGLGSFSLQQLLAQAIQQKLERATLEVKASNQVAIALYQKYGFKVAGTRKGYYQETGEDALILWKNGLDSDAFQQQLVTHQLSIQAKLEQQGFESIG, encoded by the coding sequence ATGGTTAAAAAATCACTGATCTTTAAACCAACTGACCTAGAAGAACTTCCCGCCTTAGTTGAACTCGATCGCCGTTGTCTAGGGGGAATGTGGACGTTAAGCGGCTATCAACAGGAATTTGATCATTCCCATAGTCATTTGTTTACCTTAATGCTGAAAAATAGAGAAAATGATCAGCAAATTATTATTGGTGCAGGTGCTTTTTGGCAGATCTTAGAAGAATCTCATCTTACCTTATTAATGGTGCATCCTGATTATCGAGGTAAAGGTCTAGGCAGTTTTAGTTTACAACAATTATTAGCGCAGGCCATTCAACAAAAATTAGAACGAGCCACCCTAGAAGTTAAAGCCTCCAATCAAGTGGCGATCGCTCTTTATCAAAAATATGGCTTTAAAGTAGCTGGAACTCGTAAAGGCTATTACCAAGAGACCGGCGAAGATGCTCTGATCTTGTGGAAAAATGGTTTAGATTCTGATGCTTTTCAGCAACAATTAGTCACCCATCAACTCTCTATCCAAGCTAAACTAGAGCAACAGGGATTTGAGTCTATAGGCTAA